CTCACCCAAATTATAGGACATATGGTTCTATTCTTAGTTACAAATATCATCGTACAATATAAATAGGACCATTACATCGACTCCCCGATACCGCGTTGTACAAGTTGTGTTGGATGAAGGGATCATCTTATGAGTACGAATCGATCAGAACATTGGGGATGCCTTTATTTAGTCAAGACTGGTGATCAATACTGGCTGCGTACACTTTGCGTAGCAGACCACCCGTCACCGGAACGGGTCACACAATTGCCAGAAGCGAGTGACTTGATCCATGTCGTTTACACAGATAATGTGCCTTACATCAAAGAGAAGCTAGGTAAGCGGTTTGCGTGGGAGGCGATTGATGCCCGCCACTTTAAATTGTCAGAAGTTGATATTACTTACGTGAGAAGCGTTTCTAGCTTACCGCCCTTAAAGGTGCTTCGTGCGCTCCTACCGAATGTATCCTATGCACTTCTCTTTGCCACATATCAGCGCCTTCAAAGTATGTTAGGTGCCAATCAACAGGCGATCGCATCATAAGGCTGGGGATCGCTGCCTAATTCGTAAAAATATTTGTAAAAAACAATCCGGGTTATCACAACCACTTTTTCATAATCGGTTTTTCATCGGTTTAATTTGTTGTTGATTGGTGACTAGCAGAGCACTCTGATTCACTTTGTGATTGCTCTCTCAATCATGCCCACACCTGACTAATATCATCCTATAAACGTGACCTATGCACACTTGAAAATGGATATGCTTATAAAAATAGATTATTGTTTATGGAGGGCAAAATGGTCAGCGTTGGGGATGTCATGACCCATGACGTGGTATGCATCGAGGCTCAGGGAACCCTGCAAGAGGCAATCGATCTGATGGACCTGCGCGGCTGTCGTCATCTCGTTGTTATTGGCGAAGACGGCCACGTCTGTGGCATTGTCAGTGATCGGGATTGTCGTTTGGCTCTTTATTCGCCGTACGTCCTGCGGGAGCGCTGGCAGGATGAATCTGTACTCAATCATACGCGCATCCAGGTGATCATGACGCCATATCCCCTCCATGTAACTTCATCGCTACCCCTGGCCCATGCCGCCCAAAAAATGCTCGATCATCATATTAACGCCCTTGTTGTGATCGACCGGGGCGAAATGGTCGGCATTGTTACCAGCTCCGATGTGATGCGCGTTTATGCACAACAGCGCAGTTATGCTGAGGTTGATTGACCTGATAAGATGCCATATTCCTGGCAGCAATGCCTGAGAAGAACGTCATTTAGAGCGCCCCTATTAGGGGCGCTCTATGTTTAAAGGCCTGCCAGCGTACCAGGCTTACAACCTTGTAACTGGCTCTCTTTTCCTATATATAGGGGTCTTAACAGGATGTAGTCTCTGCTGCATCCTGTTTTATTTTAGGCGTGTCTCAGGCCGTATTCTGGAAGATTTATAAGCGCTGATACAGATGCCTCTATAGACGTCTGTGATAGGCTGAGGCAGGACATTAAAGCATTGTCTAGATTACTCAAGGTTTCAAATTATATTTTGCACTTAGAATAATGAATGTTGTAAGACAACGTGAAGCTTACAAGAAAACGCAATAAATATCTGTCCAGCATCGTCACCGTACGCCGGACGCGGAGAGAAGATATGGCTGATTCGAATAATTCCCCCAAAAAAGATAAGCGTACAGATTATCTGGTTGACCGCACGCCTGCTGAGCCAATGCCGCTCCAGCGGATGACTGGCGCGCTTGTGGAACCCTTGCTGCCTTGGGTGATTGAATTCCGCGTTGTGGGGACAGCAGAAATCATCAAGATTCGTACACGGTCCGCCATGCTCATTGGCCGCCTGGATGAGAGCCGTGGCATCTTCCCCGATATTGACGTGACGGATTACGATGGGCAGTCGGCGGGCGTATCACGTCGCCATGCCATGCTGATAACGCGCGACAATCGCGTGACGATTCAGGACCTGGGTAGTGCAAACGGAACGTATATCAACGGGCGTGTGCTCGAAGCCCACGAAAGTTACCGCGTGCGTGATCGTGATCGTTTGCGTCTGGGCCGGTTGGAGCTACAAGTTCACTTCGTCGTCAAGCCATTGGTCGATGAGAATACCATGGTCAACATGAAGAATGTCTTCAAGGTGCCGCAAATTGGGCACCGCGAGCACATCTTGATTGCAGATGAAAATGAAGACGTGTGCCGTGTGGTGCGCTTTATAGCGGAAAAAGCGGGTTTCCGTGTGACGGAGGCTTTCACTGTTACAGATGCGATGCACGCCATTGATAACGATCCGCCGGAGATTGCCTTCCTCGAATTGGTGATGGGGGATGATAGCGGCGTTGATCTCATCCGTTACTTGCGCAACCACCATCGTTTATCGACACGGCAGTTGATCGCGGCAGCAGATGCTCCTGAAGAGCAGATTGAAAAAAGCTCGCCTATATCGTCCGATACATCCGACGACTCTTCCCGGCAGCAAACAGTAGGCCAACCTGCGCCGAAGCATGTCGCGCCATTTTATGATAAAACCTCGCTATCCAGCCAGTCATATGCTCACATGCCATCACCTGCCGCAACGCAAGAACTTGTGGCGATTACCAGCCCGCACCGCGTCCAGCCCAATATCCCTATTGCCATTATGAGCAGTGTGACAGGTGGGTACCAGATGGGGAAGGCGCTCGAAGCAGGGGCCGATGTCACCCTTGCGAAGCCTGTTGCTGTGGATGAACTCGTGGGTGCGCTGCAAGAAACGTACGAGATGTTGACAGGCACGTCTTAGAAATTTAGAATGCAGTACAACGTATTGTTACGTTTTCTGTAATCTTGCACAAAATGCCCGAAAATGTGTGCAACCCTATGGGCGATACTGCCTAATCCGCTTCGGGGTCTCCCTTGACAAGGCCACCTCGTACTGATAGTATGTATCGCGCTGTACCGGTATCTAACCTGATATTCAGGCAATAGGTATCGAATTGAGCACTTATGGCGACAGTGCTTCTTAGGAGTAACTCGCCATGTATGGTTATATAGGCGTCTCTGTTACAGTGCGCCTTTTTGCGTGCCTAGGGATTGTTTAAGAACTTTTTCCGGTACGATATATATAAATCCGAAGATAGCGGAGAGTTACATGCCAACCATTAACCAGTTGGTTCGCAAAGGCCGCCAGTCCAAAAAGAAGAAGACAAAAGCTCCGGCGATGCAATATACGCTCAACGCCTTCAGCCAGAAGCGTACCCGTCAGAGCAAAGGTGCCCCGGCGAAACGCGGTGTTTGCACTCGTGTCTTCACCATGACACCGAAGAAGCCGAACTCGGCCCTGCGTAAAGTGGCGCGTGTGCGCCTCAGCAATGGGATCGAAGTCACGGCCTACATCGGCGGTGAAGGTCATCGTTTGCAGGAACACAGCGTGGTGCTGGTGCGCGGCGGTCGTGTTAAGGACCTGCCCGGTGTGCGTTATCACATCGTGCGCGGTACGCTAGACCTCGCCGGTGTTGAAGGCCGCCAGCAGGCTCGCAGTAAGTACGGGACCAAACGGTCCAAGAAAGGGTAGATGAGCGATGCGGAGAAGAACCCCACCCAAGCACAATGTGGAGCCGGATCCAAAGTTTGCCAGCATTCACATCTCGATGTTCATTAATCGTCTGATGTATGGCGGCAAGAAGAGCACTGCTCGTCGCATTATGTATGATGCACTCGACATCGTGGCTGAACGTACGAGCAAAGACCCTGTGGAAGTATTTGACACTGCTCTGCGCAATGTGCGTCCGACTGTAGAAGTCAAGCCGCGTCGTGTCGGTGGCTCAACGTATCAGGTACCTGTTGATGTCAAAGATACACGTGCTGTTACTCTGGCGATGCGCTGGTTGATCGACAACTCGCGTAGCCGTGGTGGTCGTACAATGGCCTCCCGCTTGGCTGCTGAATTGATGGATGCGGCAAATGGGCAAGGTAACTCTGTACGTCGGCGCGATGAGGTACATCGCATGGCGGAAGCCAACCGTGCTTTCGCACATTTTAAGTAGTTGGTCAAAAGCCCGATCTAAATTGGGTTTTGTGGAATAAGGTCATATGGCGAAGAAAAGCACATTCGATCTCAGCAAAGTACGCAACATCGGCATCATCGCCCACATTGACGCGGGCAAGACGACGGTGACGGAGCGTGTGCTGTATTACACCGGTATGGTTCACCGTATCGGCGAAGTACACGATGGCGCTGCAACGACTGACTACATGGAACAGGAACGTGAACGTGGTATCACGATCACATCGGCAGCAGTAACAACGCACTGGGCTGATCATCAGATCAACATCATCGACACCCCAGGCCACGTGGACTTCACCGCTGAAGTACAGCGTAGCCTGCGCGTTCTGGATGGTGGCGTCGCTGTCTTCGACAGCGTTGCAGGTGTTGAACCTCAGTCAGAAACAGTCTGGCGTCAGGCGAGTGAGTACAATGTTCCCCGTATGTGCTTCATCAATAAGATGGACCGTACTGGTGCGAACTTTGAACGCACTGTCTCGATGATTATCGATCGCCTGCATGGCAACCCAGTTCCGATTCAGATCCCTTACGGTAGTGGGGATGACTTCAACGGCATCATTGACCTGATGACGATGGAGTTGGTGACTTATGGCGATGACCTGGGTACAGATATTCAGCGTCATCCGATCCCAGAAAGCCACCGCGAAGCAGCGGAAACCATGCGCCAGGAGATGGTCGACAAGATCATCGAAAGCGATGATGTGCTGACCGAAAAATTCCTGATGGAAGAAGAAATTACCGACGATGATATTGTCGCCGCACTGCGCGCTGGCACCATCGCAGGTAAGATCAATCCCGTTCTGTGTGGTTCTGCCCTTAAGAACAAGGGCGTTCAGATGCTTCTCGATGCAATCGTGGCAATCCTGCCTTCACCGTTGGATGTTCCTCCAATCAAGGGTGTGGATCCGCGCGATGTCGAAGTCGAGTTGATCCGTCATTCCAATGACGAAGAACCTATGTCAGCGCTGGTCTTCAAGATCATCACCGACCAATATGGTCGTCTGGCCTTCACCCGTGTCTACAGTGGCGTCCTTCGCAGCGGTACCCAGGTCTATAACAGTTCCAAGGGCACCCGCGAACGTATCGGGCGTATCGTCCGCATGTTCGCTGATCGCCGCGAAGACATCGAAGAAGTGCACGCTGGTAACATCGCAGCAATCATTGGCCTGAAGGAAACTTTTACCGGTGATACTCTGAGCGCGCCAGATCATCCGATCCTGTTGGAGAACATCAAGTTCCCTGAACCAGTGATCGAAGTCGCTGTCGAGCCAGATAGTAAAGCCGACCAGGATAAAATGGGGGTCGCCCTGCGTAAGCTGGCCGAAGAAGACCCGACATTCCAGGTTGAAGTCGATGCCAGTCTTGGACAGACCAAGATTAAAGGCATGGGCGAGCTGCACCTTGAGGTGATTGTCGACCGCCTGAAGCGCGAATATGGCGTGCAGGCACAGGTTGGCCGCCCCCGTGTAGCCTACCGCGAAACGATCACTCGCTCCCACACAGCGGATACCACGCTGAAGCGTCAGTCGGGCGGTAGCGGTATGTATGCTCGCATTGTTGTAGATTTCTCCCCCATGACGGATGAAGATCGTGAAGCAGCGAAGGGTGAATCCTTCATGTTCTCAGATTCCATTCGTGGTGGTGCTATCACTGCGGAATTCGTCCGTGCGGCTGAACGCGGTATGCGTGAAGCCATGGAAGGCGGCGTGATTGCAGGTTACCCCGTTGTTGGCGTCAAAGCGACGCTCGTCGATGGTAGCATGCATGATGTTGATAGTAATGAAATGGCCTTTAAAATCGCCGGTTCAATGTGCTTTAAAGACGGCGTTAGAGGCGCAGGTCCTGCTATCATGGAGCCTTCAATGAAGGTAGAAGTGGTTGCTCCGGATGATTATACCGGGTCAATCGTGGGTGATCTTTCATCCCGTCGTGGCATTATCGAAGGCATGGAGCCGCGCGGTGTGGGTTCGACCACAATCCGCGCCCAGGTCCCGCTGGCAGAAATGTTTGGCTATGCGACCAACCTGCGTAACATGACGCAGGGGCGTGGTAGCTTCACGATGGAATTTGACCAGTATACTATCGCACCGAACTCTATTGCCGAAGAGGTTATTAGCGGTCAGCGATAAGTAGAAATGAGGCAATTCGGCCTCGCTTTACGAACGTCTGAAGCCAGAGGTTAAACGAGAAGGAATTCACAAAATGGCAAAAGGGAAGTTCGATCGTTCAAAACCGCATGTGAACATTGGTACGATTGGTCACGTTGACCATGGTAAGACCACCCTGACCGCAGCCATCACCAAAGTCTTGGGGCTGAAGGGGCAGGCACAGCGTCAGAACTACGAAGACATTGATAATGCGCCGGAAGAACGCCAGCGCGGTATCACCATCAATATTCGCCATGTCGAATATGAAACCGACAACCGTCACTATGCACATGTTGACTGCCCAGGTCACCGTGACTACATCAAAAACATGATCACGGGTGCTGCCCAGATGGACGGCGCAATCCTGGTTGTTAGCGCACCGGATGGCCCGATGCCTCAGACACGTGAACACGTGCTGCTGGCTAACCAGGTGAACGTGCCTGCGATGGTTGTGTTCCTGAACAAAATCGACCAGATGGACGATCCTGAACTGATCGAACTGGTTGAGATGGAACTGTCGGAACTGTTGGAATCCTATGAATTCGATCCCAACACCCCCATCGTCAAGGGTAGCGCTCTGGCTGCTACCGAGAGCGATAGTGAAGACTATAACGCTCCGGAATATGCACCCATCATTGAGCTGATGAAGACTGTTGATGAATGGATTCCGACCCCGGAACGTGAAACCGACAAGCCCTTCCTGATGCCTGTTGAAGACGTCTTCAGCATCAAGGGCCGTGGTACTGTTGTGACCGGTCGTGTTGAACGTGGCACCCTCAAGAAGGGTGAGGAAATCGATATCGTCGGCCTGCGTGATGCTATCCAGCACACCACCGTCACCGGTATCGAAATGTTCCACAAGGAACTGGACCAGGCTCAGGCTGGCGACAACGCTGGTATCCTGCTGCGTGGTACCACTCGTGACGAAGTGGAACGTGGTATGGTGCTCGCCAAGAAGGGCAGCATCAACCCGCACAAGAAATTCCGTGGCGAAGTCTACATCCTCAAGAAGGATGAAGGTGGTCGTCATAAGGCTTTCTTCAGCGGTTACCGCCCGCAGTTCTACCTCCGTACCATGGACGTTACGGGCACCATCACTCTGCCGGAAGGCGTGGAAATGGTTATGCCTGGTGACAACGTCAACCTGGATGTGGAACTCATCATGCCGGTCGCCCTGGAACAAGGTTCCAAATTCGCGATCCGTGAAGGTGGTCTGACCGTCGGCGCTGGTGTTATCACCCAGATTCTGGACTAGGCACCGCCATAATACGGTATGTGTATGCCGGGGTTCAAGTTATGGCCCCGGTATATTTATCCCAGGCTTTTTCTGGGGACAATAGCTAGTAGGTGACGAACTGAAGGGTTCGCAATGGCAGTCAGAAACAAAATTCGCATTCGGTTGAAAGCATACGATCATCGTGTGTTGGATGAATCCGCTCGGCGGATTGTCGAAACCGCCGAACGTGCGGGGGCTAGGGTTGTCGGCCCGGTGCCATTACCAACAAAGCTAGAACGCTTTACGGTACGGCGCTCGACCTTCATCGACAAAGACTCCCAGGAGCACTTCGAAATCCGGACGCACAAGCGTCTTATCGATGTGCTTGATCCTGAGAGCAAGACGATTGACGCGCTCATGCGGCTGAATTTGCCCGCGGGCGTCGATATCGAGATGAAGATTTAACGCGAAGATTACGAACAAGGCACGCTTCACAACGTCGCACGACACCATAACTATGAAGCTGTTTTGCAAGAAAAAAGATCCGCGTTAGGGTGCTAGCTTTAATAAAATCGCTAGCGCACTCGTCTGAGAGGACGAGCCACCCCGTTCGGTGAGATAACAATGAAATCAGGTAGTTTGTGTGGGAGGGGAACTAGTCCCGCGCTGGTTTAATATCGCATGTTGGAGATGGTAACAATGTTTCTCGTACGCGAAGATTGCGCGTCTAACCCCCCTCTGGAGGCTGAATCATGAAGGGCATGATTGGCAGAAAAGTGGGCATGACCCAAGTTTTTGATGAACAGGGTAACGTGATCCCTGTAACAGTGATCGAAGCAGGCCCCTGCTACGTCACTCAAATCCGCGATGCGGAGCGCGATGGCTACGCTGCAATTCAGCTCGGTTTTGAAGAAACCAAGCCGCAGCGTTTGACCAAGGGGCAAATCGGCCACCTACAAAAGAACAACCTGCCAGCACTGCGCATCTTACGCGAGTTCCGCGTGCGCAATGGCGACGCGACGGAACTGGCAGAGGGCGTAGAAATTAAGGTGGATGTCTTCTCAGAAGGTGACGTGGTCGATGTCATCGGGACGAGCAAGGGCCGTGGTTTCGCTGGTACCATTAAGCGGCACGGTTTCGCTCGTGGGCCTAAGACACATGGTCAATCCGATCGTATGCGCTCCCCAGGTTCGATTGGTATGTGCGCGGCACCCGGTCGCACTTTGAAGGGCCAGCGCATGGCAGGTCGTATGGGCAATGATCGTGTGACGGTGCAGAACTTAAAAGTGGTTCGCATCGACTCGGAAAAGAACCTGCTCGCTGTGCGCGGGTCGGTGCCGGGTGCACGCGGTGGTATTGTCATTATCAAGTCCGCACATCAAGCGTAGTGCGGAGGAGGTTAACAATGGCACAAGTTCCGGTGATGAACGCAGCAGGTAAAGAAATCGATAA
The Phototrophicus methaneseepsis DNA segment above includes these coding regions:
- a CDS encoding CBS domain-containing protein, whose amino-acid sequence is MVSVGDVMTHDVVCIEAQGTLQEAIDLMDLRGCRHLVVIGEDGHVCGIVSDRDCRLALYSPYVLRERWQDESVLNHTRIQVIMTPYPLHVTSSLPLAHAAQKMLDHHINALVVIDRGEMVGIVTSSDVMRVYAQQRSYAEVD
- a CDS encoding FHA domain-containing protein, with the translated sequence MADSNNSPKKDKRTDYLVDRTPAEPMPLQRMTGALVEPLLPWVIEFRVVGTAEIIKIRTRSAMLIGRLDESRGIFPDIDVTDYDGQSAGVSRRHAMLITRDNRVTIQDLGSANGTYINGRVLEAHESYRVRDRDRLRLGRLELQVHFVVKPLVDENTMVNMKNVFKVPQIGHREHILIADENEDVCRVVRFIAEKAGFRVTEAFTVTDAMHAIDNDPPEIAFLELVMGDDSGVDLIRYLRNHHRLSTRQLIAAADAPEEQIEKSSPISSDTSDDSSRQQTVGQPAPKHVAPFYDKTSLSSQSYAHMPSPAATQELVAITSPHRVQPNIPIAIMSSVTGGYQMGKALEAGADVTLAKPVAVDELVGALQETYEMLTGTS
- the rpsL gene encoding 30S ribosomal protein S12; the protein is MPTINQLVRKGRQSKKKKTKAPAMQYTLNAFSQKRTRQSKGAPAKRGVCTRVFTMTPKKPNSALRKVARVRLSNGIEVTAYIGGEGHRLQEHSVVLVRGGRVKDLPGVRYHIVRGTLDLAGVEGRQQARSKYGTKRSKKG
- the rpsG gene encoding 30S ribosomal protein S7 yields the protein MRRRTPPKHNVEPDPKFASIHISMFINRLMYGGKKSTARRIMYDALDIVAERTSKDPVEVFDTALRNVRPTVEVKPRRVGGSTYQVPVDVKDTRAVTLAMRWLIDNSRSRGGRTMASRLAAELMDAANGQGNSVRRRDEVHRMAEANRAFAHFK
- the fusA gene encoding elongation factor G, with the translated sequence MAKKSTFDLSKVRNIGIIAHIDAGKTTVTERVLYYTGMVHRIGEVHDGAATTDYMEQERERGITITSAAVTTHWADHQINIIDTPGHVDFTAEVQRSLRVLDGGVAVFDSVAGVEPQSETVWRQASEYNVPRMCFINKMDRTGANFERTVSMIIDRLHGNPVPIQIPYGSGDDFNGIIDLMTMELVTYGDDLGTDIQRHPIPESHREAAETMRQEMVDKIIESDDVLTEKFLMEEEITDDDIVAALRAGTIAGKINPVLCGSALKNKGVQMLLDAIVAILPSPLDVPPIKGVDPRDVEVELIRHSNDEEPMSALVFKIITDQYGRLAFTRVYSGVLRSGTQVYNSSKGTRERIGRIVRMFADRREDIEEVHAGNIAAIIGLKETFTGDTLSAPDHPILLENIKFPEPVIEVAVEPDSKADQDKMGVALRKLAEEDPTFQVEVDASLGQTKIKGMGELHLEVIVDRLKREYGVQAQVGRPRVAYRETITRSHTADTTLKRQSGGSGMYARIVVDFSPMTDEDREAAKGESFMFSDSIRGGAITAEFVRAAERGMREAMEGGVIAGYPVVGVKATLVDGSMHDVDSNEMAFKIAGSMCFKDGVRGAGPAIMEPSMKVEVVAPDDYTGSIVGDLSSRRGIIEGMEPRGVGSTTIRAQVPLAEMFGYATNLRNMTQGRGSFTMEFDQYTIAPNSIAEEVISGQR
- the tuf gene encoding elongation factor Tu, with protein sequence MAKGKFDRSKPHVNIGTIGHVDHGKTTLTAAITKVLGLKGQAQRQNYEDIDNAPEERQRGITINIRHVEYETDNRHYAHVDCPGHRDYIKNMITGAAQMDGAILVVSAPDGPMPQTREHVLLANQVNVPAMVVFLNKIDQMDDPELIELVEMELSELLESYEFDPNTPIVKGSALAATESDSEDYNAPEYAPIIELMKTVDEWIPTPERETDKPFLMPVEDVFSIKGRGTVVTGRVERGTLKKGEEIDIVGLRDAIQHTTVTGIEMFHKELDQAQAGDNAGILLRGTTRDEVERGMVLAKKGSINPHKKFRGEVYILKKDEGGRHKAFFSGYRPQFYLRTMDVTGTITLPEGVEMVMPGDNVNLDVELIMPVALEQGSKFAIREGGLTVGAGVITQILD
- the rpsJ gene encoding 30S ribosomal protein S10 yields the protein MAVRNKIRIRLKAYDHRVLDESARRIVETAERAGARVVGPVPLPTKLERFTVRRSTFIDKDSQEHFEIRTHKRLIDVLDPESKTIDALMRLNLPAGVDIEMKI
- the rplC gene encoding 50S ribosomal protein L3, coding for MMKGMIGRKVGMTQVFDEQGNVIPVTVIEAGPCYVTQIRDAERDGYAAIQLGFEETKPQRLTKGQIGHLQKNNLPALRILREFRVRNGDATELAEGVEIKVDVFSEGDVVDVIGTSKGRGFAGTIKRHGFARGPKTHGQSDRMRSPGSIGMCAAPGRTLKGQRMAGRMGNDRVTVQNLKVVRIDSEKNLLAVRGSVPGARGGIVIIKSAHQA